The following are encoded in a window of Impatiens glandulifera chromosome 5, dImpGla2.1, whole genome shotgun sequence genomic DNA:
- the LOC124937965 gene encoding protein RETICULATA-RELATED 1, chloroplastic, which yields MVHTVFQTGQIMPVNTQIIPTTKTLSSSQFISFRSPSLPKLIARFPNGLIVKGSMLSPPPSMADGDTIAHLERCFIESSPAKDSPSSSLATSSSSKNFAPVMKGQYGAFGAVTLEKSKLDMTQKQSKSSPELAIGGGSGNNGKKINNGGGDGGDDGGDDDDYFDDFDDGDDGDEGGLFRRRMLFQELFDRKFVDAVLNEWQKTIMDLPAGLRQAYEMGLLSSAQMVKFLAINARPTTARMISRSLPEGLSRAFVGRMIADPAFLYKLLLEQATTIGCSVWWEVKNRKERIRQEWDLAAINVVTAAACNAIVVWSLAPCRSYGNTFRFDLQNTLQKLPNNIFEKSYPMREFDLQKRIHSFLYKAAELCMVGCTAGAVQGALTNLSASKKEGRLSVTIPSVSTNSLGYGAFLGLYANLRYQLLFGFDRAVLNYFDVIGVALFFGTTLRMLNVELGEKSKLAWLGVEADPAAHSEEMLKAYNRPSKKVDESSSSSNWFISKKAVIVSGLDLLGFKGRNAEEEGEASNPKPKRKRIVRRKVTRT from the exons TGTTATCACCACCGCCATCGATGGCTGACGGAGATACCATAGCTCACCTTGAGCGATGCTTCATAGAATCATCACCTGCGAAGGATTCTCCATCTTCTTCGTTGGCAACATCCTCGTCTTCGAAGAATTTCGCGCCGGTTATGAAGGGACAATATGGTGCTTTTGGAGCTGTGACTTTGGAGAAGTCGAAGCTTGATATGACTCAGAAACAATCCAAGTCTAGTCCTGAG CTTGCCATTGGGGGTGGTAGTGGTAACAATGGAAAGAAAATCAATAATGGGGGTGGGGATGGTGGGGATGATGGAGGAGATGATGATGactattttgatgattttgatgaCGGTGATGACGGAGACGAGGGTGGATTATTCCGAAGGAGAATGCTTTTTCAAGAG CTCTTTGACAGGAAATTTGTTGACGCTGTCTTGAATGAGTGGCAGAAGACAATAATGGATTTACCGGCTGGATTAAGGCAGGCTTATGAAATG GGTTTGCTCAGCTCTGCTCAAATGGTAAAATTTCTTGCAATAAACGCCAGACCAACAACTGCTAGGATGATTTCAAGATCACTTCCTGAAGGGCTGTCCAGAGCATTTGTTGGAAG GATGATTGCAGATCCTGCTTTTTTGTATAAACTTCTGTTAGAGCAGGCCACCACAATTGGGTGTTCAGTTTGGTGGGAGGTGAAGAATCGGAAAGAGAG GATTAGACAGGAATGGGATCTAGCAGCTATAAATGTTGTTACTGCTGCTGCCTGCAATGCTATAGTTGTGTGGTCACTTGCTCCTTGTCGCTCATATGGTAACACCTTCAGGTTTGATCTGCAGAATACTCTTCAAAAGCTTCCGAACAATATTTTTGAGAAGAGCTATCCGATGAGGGAATTCGACTTGCAAAAGAGAATCCATTCGTTCCTTTATAAAGCGGCTGAATTGTGTATGGTCGGGTGCACTGCTGGTGCAGTGCAAGGGGCTTTGACAAATCTAAGTGCTAGCAAAAAGGAAGGGAG ATTATCAGTCACGATTCCGAGTGTCAGTACTAACTCCCTTGGTTATGGAGCATTCCTTGGTTTATATGCAAACTTGCGGTATCAGCTGTTGTTTGGATTTGACAGAGCAGTTCTCAACTATTTTGATGTTATTGGTGTTGCCCTCTTCTTCGGTACTACCTTAAG GATGTTGAATGTTGAGTTAGGAGAGAAATCGAAGCTGGCTTGGCTGGGTGTGGAGGCTGATCCAGCAGCACACTCAGAAGAAATGCTGAAAGCTTATAATAGACCGTCCAAGAAAGTTGACgaatcttcatcatcatcaaactgGTTTATATCGAAGAAAGCTGTCATTGTATCTGGGCTTGATCTTCTTGGGTTTAAAGGAAGAAATgctgaagaagaaggagaagcaTCAAATCCAAAACCTAAACGGAAGAGAATAGTTAGGAGAAAGGTGACAAGGACTTAG
- the LOC124938632 gene encoding WD-40 repeat-containing protein MSI1 has protein sequence MGKDEEEMRGEIEERLVNEEYKIWKKNTPFLYDLVITHALEWPSLTVEWLPDREEPSGKDYSVQKMILGTHTSENEPNYLMLAQVQLPLEDSENDARHYDDDRSDFGGFGCANGKVQIIQQINHEGEVNRARYMPQNPFVIATKTVSAEVYIFDYSKHPSKPPLDGACNPDLRLRGHSTEGYGLSWSKFKQGHLLSGSDDAQICLWDISATPKNKSLDAMQIFKIHEGVVEDVAWHLRHEYLFGSVGDDQYLHIWDLRTPSVSKPIQSVVAHQSEVNCLAFNPFNEWVVATGSTDKTVKLFDLRKISTALHTFDCHKEEVFQVGWNPKNETILASCCLGRRLMVWDLSRIDEEQTPEDAEDGPPELLFIHGGHTSKISDFTWNPCEDWIVASVAEDNILQIWQMAENIYHDEDDLPAADDTTKDA, from the exons ATGGGGAAAGACGAGGAAGAGATGAGGGGAGAGATAGAGGAGAGGCTGGTAAACGAGGAGTATAAGATTTGGAAGAAGAATACTCCTTTCCTTTACGATTTGGTTATTACTCATGCCCTTGAATGGCCTTCTCTTACCGTCGAGTGGCTTCCAGACCGAGAAGAACCTTCTGGAAAGGATTACTCCGTTCAGAAGATGATCTTAGGAACACATACCTCGGAGAACGAACCTAATTACCTTATGCTTGCTCAGGTTCAGTTGCCTCTTGAAGATTCTGAGAATGATGCGCGTCACTACGACGATGACCGATCGGATTTTGGTGGGTTTGGTTGTGCTAATGGAAAG GTCCAAATAATCCAGCAGATTAATCACGAAGGAGAAGTTAATCGTGCTCGATATATGCCCCAAAACCCATTTGTAATTGCTACCAAGACAGTTAGCGCTGAAGTCTATATCTTTGACTATAGCAAGCACCCGTCGAAACCTCCCTTAGACGGTGCTTGCAATCCTGATTTGAGATTAAGGGGACATAGCACCGAAGGATATGGTTTGTCGTGGAGTAAATTCAAACAGGGTCATTTATTAAGTGGATCCGATGATGCTCAGATATGCTTGTGGGACATTAGTGCAACCCCTAAAAACAAGTCTTTGGATGCAATGCAAATCTTTAAG ATTCATGAAGGTGTTGTGGAAGACGTGGCGTGGCATCTGAGGCATGAATACTTATTTGGTTCAGTTGGGGATGATCAATATTTGCATATATGGGATCTCCGAACTCCATCAGTTAGCAAGCCAATTCAATCTGTAGTTGCTCATCAAAGTGAG GTCAACTGTTTGGCCTTCAATCCCTTCAATGAGTGGGTGGTGGCAACAGGATCAACAGATAAGACGGTTAAGTTATTTGACCTGCGCAAGATCTCAACTGCTCTTCACACTTTTGACTGCCACAA GGAGGAGGTTTTCCAAGTTGGTTGGAATCCAAAGAATGAAACCATCCTGGCTTCTTGTTGTCTTGGCAGGAGACTTATGGTGTGGGATCTTAGCAG AATTGACGAGGAGCAGACACCTGAGGATGCTGAAGATGGCCCACCGGAGCTGCTTTTCATCCATGGTGGACATACCAGCAAAATATCGGATTTCACATGGAACCCTTGTGAAGACTGGATAGTTGCAAGTGTGGCCGAAGATAACATACTTCAGATTTGGCAGATGGCAGAGAACATTTACCATGATGAAGATGACCTACCTGCTGCAGATGATACAACCAAAGACGCCTAA
- the LOC124939834 gene encoding uncharacterized protein LOC124939834 encodes MAKGTRGRRRISSRQYRSSPYPLSSSSFDQDDLPKKCSRLVEKKDWEDATCSVCMECPHNAVLLLCSSHDKGCRPYMCGTSFRYSNCLDQYKKAYTKVTSSSSSSILQSEVHSTNPTDPRSLNETEVVVVDKCEVGDLACPLCRGQVKGWTIVEPAREFLNEKKRSCMQDNCSYVGKYKELRKHMKGEHPSARPREVDPGLEQKWRRLERDREREDVMSTIRSTMPGAMVFGDYVIEGGRFGMEGGGDDDGGRDGDDVVARNEGLNNNNSDSNLFNVFLLLHAFGPGGMQNRLARRHEQQHQQLRGQAGFGPSDEVIDSDEDDDDGEVEDDEDGGGGMSLVSRLRRHGRVLLGRSGRRRRRREAGER; translated from the coding sequence ATGGCGAAAGGCACTAGGGGAAGGCGTAGGATTAGTTCACGACAGTATCGCTCAAGTCCATATCCTCTGTCTTCATCATCTTTTGATCAGGACGACCTTCCGAAGAAATGCAGTAGATTGGTGGAGAAGAAAGACTGGGAAGACGCAACTTGCTCAGTGTGTATGGAATGCCCTCACAATGCAGTTCTCCTGTTATGTTCATCTCACGACAAAGGCTGTCGTCCATACATGTGCGGAACTAGCTTCAGGTACTCCAACTGTCTGGATCAGTACAAGAAAGCCTACACCAAAGTgacttcatcatcatcatcatcgatcCTCCAAAGCGAGGTCCACAGTACTAATCCGACAGACCCCCGTTCTTTGAACGAAACTGAGGTGGTCGTTGTTGACAAGTGCGAAGTGGGAGACTTAGCTTGCCCGCTTTGCAGAGGGCAAGTGAAAGGATGGACGATAGTGGAGCCTGCAAGGGAGTTTCTGAACGAGAAGAAGAGGAGTTGTATGCAGGATAACTGCTCGTATGTTGGGAAGTACAAAGAGCTGAGAAAGCACATGAAGGGGGAACACCCCTCGGCCAGGCCGAGGGAAGTGGACCCCGGTTTGGAACAGAAGTGGAGGCGGTTGGAGCGCGATAGAGAGAGGGAAGACGTGATGAGTACGATTAGGTCTACCATGCCCGGGGCAATGGTGTTTGGGGATTACGTGATCGAAGGAGGTCGGTTCGGAATGGAGGGTGGCGGTGATGATGATGGGGGTCGTGATGGTGACGATGTTGTTGCGAGGAATGAAGggttgaataataataatagtgacaGTAATTTATTTAACGTGTTCCTTTTGTTGCATGCGTTTGGGCCGGGTGGTATGCAGAATAGATTAGCGAGGAGGCACGAGCAGCAGCATCAGCAGCTACGGGGTCAGGCAGGTTTTGGACCGTCGGATGAAGTTATCGACAgcgatgaagatgatgatgatggggaGGTGGAGGACGATGAGGACGGAGGAGGAGGGATGTCGTTGGTTAGCCGGCTTCGTCGGCATGGGAGAGTGTTGTTGGGGCGATCGGGGAGGAGGAGGCGAAGAAGAGAGGCTGGGGAAAGATAA
- the LOC124938690 gene encoding NDR1/HIN1-like protein 13, with amino-acid sequence MTSRDNVNGQSTSNRPHYYPPDHRSSSASLKGCCCCLFLLFSFLALLVLAIVLVIFLAVRPKKPQFDLEQVGVQYVGINPNPPSSSTATSASVSLNIRMLFTTVNDNKIGIKYDESRFTVMYKGIPLGRGIVPGFYQPAHSVRQVETTIAVDRVNLLQADATDLIRDATVNDRVELRVLGEVGAKIRILGLTSPGVEVSVDCQIVISPRKQSLTDKQCGFDGLSV; translated from the exons ATGACTTCCAGGGATAACGTCAATGGCCAGAGCACATCAAATCGTCCTCACTACTATCCACCGGACCACCGTTCCTCCTCCGCCTCACTCAAAGGCTGCTGCTGTTGCCTCTTCCTTCTATTCTCTTTCCTCGCTCTCCTAGTTCTCGCTATTGTCCTCGTCATCTTCCTCGCCGTTCGCCCTAAGAAACCGCAATTCGATCTCGAACAAGTTGGTGTTCAGTACGTCGGAATCAATCCTAATCCGCCTTCATCTTCCACCGCTACCTCCGCCTCAGTCTCTCTTAACATCAGGATGCTTTTCACAACCGTCAACGATAATAAGATTGGGATTAAGTATGACGAATCTAGATTTACGGTGATGTATAAAGGGATTCCTCTTGGCAGGGGGATCGTTCCGGGGTTTTATCAACCGGCGCATAGCGTTCGTCAGGTGGAAACGACTATTGCCGTCGATCGAGTCAATTTGTTGCAGGCCGATGCTACGGATTTGATCAGAGATGCGACGGTTAATGACCGGGTTGAACTCAGGGTTTTGGGAGAGGTCGGTGCGAAGATCCGGATTCTTGGCTTGACTTCTCCAGGCGTTGAG GTATCTGTAGATTGCCAAATAGTGATAAGTCCAAGAAAACAGTCTCTCACCGACAAACAATGTGGATTCGATGGCTTGAGCGTATAG